In a genomic window of Pseudoglutamicibacter albus:
- a CDS encoding RecQ family ATP-dependent DNA helicase — protein MEFTGNDALSADFDADAALAALRRLVGRAGTDSERVQFHPGQLEAIEALVGRRRRALVVQRTGWGKSAVYFVATALLRAQGAGPTLIISPLLALMRDQIAAAQRAGVRAQAINSANATEWEQIRGQLAADQVDVLLVSPERLNNPRFREEQLPQLVERMGLLVVDEAHCISDWGHDFRPDYRRIKDLIEQLPQDVPVLATTATANERVVRDVEEQLAAGGQDVFTLRGPLARKSLRLGVLRMASPRKQLGWLVQHVGQLAGSGIIYALTVSAAEDIAQMLREAGLNVRAYTGRTDQDERHELEDALKNNQVKALVATSALGMGFDKPDLGFVVHVGAPSSPVAYYQQVGRAGRGAARADVMLLPGPEDREIWRYFASASMPQESVARAVLDALAEAGGPVSVPVLEARVNVRRTVLDLLLKVLAVDGAVERVQGGWVGTGVPWVYDRGRYERVAAAREAEQEAMLAYEQTEECRMRFLSEQLDDPHAEDCGICDNCAGRWCPADVGDEATQLAEGGLNRVGVEIEPRKMYPTGLAALGLDVKGRIPVELQAAEGRALARFTDLGWGTRLRELLQQQTPDAPVASDVLNACVKVVGEWSAAAGWMDPDGMPSSERPVGVVAMPSTRHPQLIYSLASELARIGQMRFMGALEYSGAPPRSGPGGNSAYRFADVRDAFVVPPAMGEAVASAPGPLLLVDDVVDSRWSITSATATLRQAGAPGVLPFALAVVG, from the coding sequence ATGGAATTTACAGGTAACGATGCCCTGTCTGCTGACTTCGATGCGGATGCGGCTCTTGCCGCGTTACGCCGTCTGGTGGGCCGGGCGGGCACAGACAGCGAGCGTGTCCAGTTCCATCCGGGGCAGCTTGAAGCGATCGAGGCGCTTGTGGGGCGCCGGCGTAGGGCCTTGGTGGTTCAGCGGACCGGTTGGGGTAAGTCTGCCGTGTATTTTGTGGCGACCGCGCTGTTGCGGGCTCAGGGAGCCGGCCCAACACTGATTATTTCTCCGCTGTTGGCGCTGATGCGAGATCAGATTGCGGCGGCTCAGCGGGCTGGTGTGCGCGCGCAAGCGATCAACTCGGCGAACGCGACGGAGTGGGAACAGATCCGCGGTCAGCTCGCCGCAGATCAAGTGGATGTCTTGTTGGTGTCTCCGGAGCGGTTGAATAATCCGCGGTTCCGTGAAGAGCAGCTTCCGCAGCTGGTTGAGCGGATGGGGCTGCTCGTGGTGGATGAGGCGCACTGTATTTCTGACTGGGGGCATGATTTCCGGCCGGATTACCGCAGGATCAAGGACCTCATCGAGCAGCTTCCGCAGGATGTGCCGGTCTTAGCGACTACCGCGACCGCGAACGAGCGCGTTGTTCGGGACGTTGAGGAGCAACTGGCCGCAGGTGGTCAGGATGTGTTCACGTTGCGTGGCCCGTTGGCGAGGAAGTCGCTACGTTTGGGTGTTTTGCGGATGGCAAGCCCGCGTAAGCAGTTGGGTTGGCTCGTGCAGCATGTGGGGCAACTTGCCGGTTCCGGGATTATTTATGCTTTGACGGTTTCCGCGGCCGAGGACATCGCTCAGATGCTGCGCGAGGCGGGTCTGAACGTGCGGGCCTATACGGGGCGCACGGATCAGGATGAGCGGCACGAGCTTGAAGATGCGTTGAAGAATAATCAGGTCAAGGCGTTGGTTGCGACCTCCGCGCTGGGTATGGGGTTCGATAAGCCTGATCTTGGGTTCGTGGTGCACGTGGGTGCTCCGAGTTCCCCGGTCGCGTATTACCAGCAGGTGGGGCGTGCTGGGCGTGGCGCTGCCCGGGCGGATGTCATGTTGTTGCCGGGGCCTGAGGATCGGGAGATTTGGCGGTATTTCGCGTCTGCGTCGATGCCGCAAGAGTCCGTGGCCCGCGCTGTGCTCGATGCGTTGGCTGAGGCCGGTGGGCCGGTTTCGGTTCCTGTTTTGGAGGCGCGGGTCAATGTTCGGCGGACGGTGCTGGACCTGTTGCTCAAGGTGCTGGCTGTGGATGGCGCGGTTGAGCGGGTCCAGGGCGGCTGGGTGGGTACCGGTGTTCCGTGGGTGTATGACCGTGGACGGTATGAGCGGGTGGCGGCGGCGCGTGAGGCTGAGCAGGAAGCAATGCTTGCGTATGAGCAGACCGAGGAATGCCGGATGCGTTTCTTGTCTGAGCAGTTGGATGACCCGCACGCGGAGGATTGTGGAATATGCGATAACTGCGCTGGCCGCTGGTGCCCTGCCGATGTGGGGGATGAGGCGACGCAGCTGGCTGAAGGTGGCCTGAATCGGGTTGGTGTAGAGATTGAGCCGCGGAAGATGTACCCGACGGGGCTTGCTGCGCTGGGCTTGGATGTGAAGGGCCGGATCCCTGTTGAGCTTCAGGCCGCTGAGGGGCGCGCGTTGGCTCGGTTTACAGATTTGGGGTGGGGCACACGCTTGCGTGAACTACTGCAACAGCAGACCCCGGATGCGCCGGTGGCCTCCGATGTGCTGAACGCGTGCGTCAAGGTCGTGGGGGAGTGGTCGGCTGCGGCTGGCTGGATGGACCCAGATGGCATGCCGTCTTCTGAGCGTCCGGTGGGGGTTGTGGCGATGCCGTCTACGCGGCATCCGCAGCTGATCTATAGCTTGGCGTCTGAGTTGGCTCGGATTGGGCAGATGCGCTTCATGGGTGCGCTCGAATATTCGGGTGCTCCGCCGAGGTCTGGGCCGGGCGGCAACTCGGCGTACAGGTTCGCGGATGTGCGTGACGCGTTCGTGGTGCCGCCTGCAATGGGTGAGGCGGTGGCTTCTGCGCCGGGCCCGTTGTTGCTCGTGGATGATGTGGTGGATTCGCGGTGGTCGATCACGAGCGCGACCGCAACCTTGCGGCAGGCAGGCGCTCCAGGGGTGCTGCCGTTCGCTTTGGCGGTTGTTGGTTAG
- a CDS encoding YbhB/YbcL family Raf kinase inhibitor-like protein — MALAPNGNDPFAGLGEVPSFELTSTTVKDGGMWPAEQYSGAFGIEGGQDISPQLSWSGAPEGTKSFAVTVFDPDAPTQSGFWHWVLTRIPASVTELDEGAGNGLDLPEGAFQLRNDGGQPGFIGAAPPQGHGPHRYVITVHALDVEDLGVDGDTSPAKHGFMMFGHTLGRATMVVNGEIPA, encoded by the coding sequence ATGGCATTGGCGCCGAACGGAAACGATCCATTTGCTGGTTTGGGTGAGGTCCCAAGCTTTGAGCTGACGTCTACCACGGTTAAGGATGGTGGGATGTGGCCGGCTGAACAGTACTCGGGTGCTTTCGGTATCGAAGGCGGCCAGGATATTTCGCCGCAGTTGAGCTGGTCTGGCGCGCCTGAGGGCACTAAGAGTTTTGCTGTCACAGTGTTTGATCCGGATGCCCCAACTCAGTCGGGTTTCTGGCACTGGGTTCTCACGCGTATCCCGGCTTCGGTCACGGAGCTCGATGAGGGTGCCGGTAACGGCTTGGACCTTCCGGAGGGTGCGTTCCAGCTGCGTAACGATGGCGGCCAGCCGGGCTTCATTGGTGCCGCGCCTCCGCAGGGGCATGGCCCGCATCGTTATGTGATTACGGTGCATGCTTTGGATGTTGAGGATCTTGGTGTGGATGGGGATACGTCGCCGGCTAAGCATGGCTTCATGATGTTCGGGCACACGTTGGGCCGGGCAACCATGGTGGTCAACGGGGAGATCCCAGCCTAG
- a CDS encoding VIT1/CCC1 transporter family protein: protein MSSTNVGHENRLEPHQVSGYAQKLNWLRAGVLGANDGIVSVAAVVVGVAGATTQIGPILAAGAAAVIGGAVSMGLGEYVSVSSQKDAEEALVAKEKRELLEDPEGELEELTQLYQQQGLSRDTAEKVAVELTEKDALKAHLQMELNIDEDDIVSPWHAAFASMLAFLAGAILPMLTIVLLPHGANIVGTFAATLVALALTGAVGAKLGGSSPGKAAIRVVVGGALALGFTYLVGYLLGASGVA, encoded by the coding sequence ATGAGTTCAACGAATGTGGGACATGAGAATAGGCTGGAACCGCATCAGGTTTCGGGGTATGCGCAGAAACTGAACTGGCTGCGTGCCGGTGTTTTGGGCGCTAATGATGGCATCGTCTCGGTTGCGGCGGTGGTGGTTGGTGTTGCTGGGGCGACAACGCAGATCGGCCCGATTTTAGCGGCTGGGGCTGCTGCTGTGATTGGTGGCGCGGTGTCGATGGGTCTTGGCGAGTATGTTTCGGTTTCTTCGCAGAAGGATGCGGAGGAGGCGTTGGTTGCTAAGGAGAAACGTGAGCTTCTTGAGGATCCGGAGGGGGAGCTTGAGGAGCTGACGCAGCTGTATCAGCAGCAGGGGCTTTCGCGGGATACTGCGGAGAAGGTTGCGGTTGAGTTGACTGAGAAGGATGCGTTGAAGGCGCACCTGCAGATGGAACTCAACATTGATGAGGATGACATCGTGAGCCCGTGGCATGCGGCTTTCGCTTCGATGCTTGCGTTCCTCGCTGGTGCGATCTTGCCGATGTTGACGATCGTTCTGCTCCCGCATGGAGCGAATATTGTGGGCACGTTCGCGGCGACGTTGGTTGCTTTGGCGTTGACGGGGGCGGTTGGAGCCAAGCTGGGTGGTAGCTCGCCGGGCAAGGCCGCTATCCGCGTGGTTGTTGGTGGCGCGCTCGCGCTCGGATTCACGTACCTCGTGGGCTACCTTCTGGGTGCGTCAGGAGTCGCTTGA
- a CDS encoding Ltp family lipoprotein, giving the protein MSDHNSPQVPPASEPGDIPSSSSSPATTKKKSLWTRWWMIAIYVVLGIGIINALANGGDENASPAGSSTPSASETHKSQTSDGEKSSASTKTDKPTEKTIPTEYKSALRTAETYSDTMHMSKAGIYEQLTSEYGEKFTKEAAQYAIDNLKADYKKNALETAKNYQESMAMSPSAIHDQLTSEHGEKFTKEEADYAIANLD; this is encoded by the coding sequence GTGTCAGACCATAACTCCCCACAGGTGCCACCAGCGTCTGAGCCGGGTGACATTCCATCCTCGAGCAGCTCCCCCGCGACTACCAAGAAAAAGTCGCTTTGGACCCGCTGGTGGATGATTGCCATCTACGTCGTCCTCGGTATCGGCATCATCAATGCATTGGCTAACGGAGGTGACGAGAACGCCTCACCGGCCGGCTCCTCGACCCCATCAGCTTCAGAGACGCATAAGTCACAGACAAGTGACGGTGAGAAGTCGAGCGCCTCTACAAAAACTGACAAGCCAACTGAAAAGACAATTCCGACGGAATATAAGTCAGCACTCAGAACTGCGGAGACCTACTCCGATACGATGCACATGAGCAAGGCCGGAATCTATGAACAGCTCACCAGCGAGTACGGTGAAAAATTTACTAAAGAAGCAGCTCAATACGCGATAGACAATCTCAAGGCAGACTATAAAAAGAACGCCCTCGAAACAGCCAAGAATTATCAAGAATCGATGGCTATGTCTCCAAGCGCAATTCATGACCAATTGACAAGTGAACACGGTGAAAAGTTCACCAAAGAAGAGGCCGACTACGCCATCGCTAACCTCGACTAA
- a CDS encoding prolyl oligopeptidase family serine peptidase translates to MTKPTDLTHIHSFLDEIRGEAALEWAAERTSATDEHLASPEHERVVARIQEAMDAQDRLITVSRHGEFHTNFWQDAEHPRGIWRTTDWDSYVAGAPRWETLLDLDELSADEGVNWVWRGASWEPKPGGQPRRALVMLSPDGGDAVVVREFDAVDRGFVDGGLELPLAKTSVSWGFDDTFLVSTVTGEDDMTRSTYARCVRRVRRGQDLADAEVVFEVDASHVAAGAGVDTTPGFEKTVFRDAEDFFTGTNYVALGDGAGDGADGGAGGGTGVGVTVQKIDAPGDAHVGFFEDWLIIRPMSTWEVNGQSYPAGTVLVVKTTEWLAGERSGLRAVLVPEQSESVQGVGFTKNFGFALIMRDVASRVVRLDPRNDWQVTELPGVPALSSVSMWPLDEENSDDVWMVSEGFLQPPTLQLGSLASVSGAGGEGDGDDGSGGGGWRVIGVAPERFDVSAHEVSQHFAVSDDGARVPYFLVAPKDAPLDGKTPVYVSAYGGFRVSRTPVYSSAVGLGWLERRTDEGRAPAFVVANIRGGGEYGPDWHAAALREKRPRAYEDLAAVVRDLHERGVSSAALTGMAGGSNGGLLAGNMYVRYPELFGAISCGVPLLDMLRYTQLSAGHSWIAEYGDPDVPGDVEHLRDISATHRLADTANSEGEVTWPELLVWTTASDDRVGPVQARHFYALLEELGHRNAWYHEEVDGGHSGSVDHASAARTAARSYSFIWGALTRQ, encoded by the coding sequence GTGACTAAACCAACTGACCTGACGCATATTCATTCATTTTTGGACGAGATTCGCGGTGAGGCGGCGCTCGAGTGGGCTGCTGAACGCACGAGCGCGACTGATGAGCATCTAGCTTCCCCGGAGCATGAACGTGTGGTGGCTCGGATCCAGGAAGCGATGGATGCCCAGGATCGGCTCATCACGGTCAGCAGGCATGGTGAGTTCCACACGAATTTCTGGCAGGACGCCGAGCATCCGCGCGGGATCTGGCGCACTACGGACTGGGATTCCTATGTTGCGGGCGCCCCACGGTGGGAGACGCTTCTGGATCTGGATGAGCTCAGCGCCGATGAGGGCGTGAATTGGGTGTGGCGTGGTGCCTCCTGGGAGCCGAAGCCGGGAGGGCAGCCGCGGCGTGCGTTGGTGATGCTCTCCCCTGATGGTGGGGATGCGGTGGTGGTCCGTGAGTTCGATGCGGTGGATCGGGGCTTTGTTGACGGCGGTTTGGAGCTTCCGTTGGCGAAGACGTCCGTGAGCTGGGGTTTTGATGACACGTTCTTGGTCTCTACGGTGACGGGCGAGGACGATATGACGCGGTCGACCTATGCGCGGTGCGTGCGCCGTGTGCGCCGAGGGCAGGATCTGGCGGATGCGGAGGTTGTGTTCGAGGTTGATGCGAGCCACGTGGCGGCTGGGGCCGGCGTGGACACCACGCCTGGATTTGAGAAGACCGTGTTCCGGGATGCTGAGGACTTTTTCACCGGCACGAACTATGTGGCGTTAGGCGATGGAGCTGGTGACGGCGCAGACGGGGGCGCTGGCGGTGGCACCGGTGTAGGCGTGACTGTTCAGAAGATCGACGCTCCGGGGGATGCCCACGTTGGCTTCTTTGAGGACTGGTTGATTATCCGCCCGATGAGCACGTGGGAGGTCAACGGGCAGAGCTACCCGGCTGGAACGGTTTTGGTGGTCAAGACCACTGAGTGGCTGGCTGGTGAGCGGTCTGGTTTGCGTGCGGTATTGGTCCCGGAGCAGTCCGAGTCCGTTCAGGGCGTGGGGTTCACCAAGAATTTTGGCTTCGCTCTCATCATGAGGGACGTCGCTTCCCGGGTAGTGCGTTTGGATCCGCGCAACGATTGGCAGGTGACTGAGTTGCCTGGTGTGCCGGCGTTGTCTTCGGTGAGTATGTGGCCGCTTGATGAGGAAAATAGCGACGACGTCTGGATGGTTTCGGAGGGGTTCCTACAGCCTCCGACGCTGCAGCTCGGTTCGCTCGCGAGCGTGAGTGGCGCTGGCGGTGAAGGTGACGGCGACGATGGTAGTGGCGGCGGTGGCTGGCGGGTCATCGGTGTTGCGCCGGAGCGTTTCGATGTGAGCGCACACGAGGTTTCGCAGCATTTCGCGGTGTCTGATGATGGGGCGCGGGTCCCGTACTTCTTGGTCGCCCCGAAGGACGCTCCGCTGGACGGTAAGACGCCGGTGTATGTGAGTGCTTATGGTGGTTTCCGGGTGTCCCGTACTCCGGTTTATTCTTCGGCGGTGGGCCTTGGCTGGCTTGAGCGCCGCACGGATGAGGGCCGGGCTCCGGCGTTTGTTGTCGCGAATATTCGCGGCGGTGGCGAGTACGGCCCGGATTGGCATGCGGCTGCTTTGCGTGAGAAACGTCCGCGCGCGTACGAGGATCTGGCGGCTGTTGTGCGTGATCTTCATGAGCGCGGCGTTTCTTCAGCTGCTTTGACGGGTATGGCCGGTGGCTCGAATGGTGGCCTGCTAGCGGGCAACATGTATGTGCGCTACCCGGAGCTGTTCGGCGCGATCTCGTGTGGTGTCCCGTTGCTGGACATGCTGCGGTACACGCAGCTTTCGGCGGGGCATTCGTGGATCGCGGAGTACGGCGACCCTGATGTTCCCGGGGATGTTGAACATCTGCGCGATATTTCAGCTACCCATCGGCTAGCTGATACAGCCAACAGCGAGGGTGAGGTTACGTGGCCTGAACTATTGGTGTGGACTACAGCGTCCGATGACCGTGTGGGTCCTGTGCAGGCACGTCACTTTTATGCGTTGTTGGAGGAGCTCGGCCACCGTAACGCGTGGTACCACGAGGAGGTGGATGGCGGACATTCAGGTTCAGTGGACCATGCGTCCGCTGCCCGGACTGCGGCCCGAAGCTACAGCTTTATTTGGGGCGCGTTGACCCGCCAATAG
- a CDS encoding FAD/NAD(P)-binding protein codes for MEQATDHAQDDGLLRVVVIGAGPRGTSVVERLALAASGQSAWAPSDLLIDADDGQALAARPLRIDVVDPCDPGSGRVWDPGQSRNLWMNTPSMFPTVAPERPAGVGRAEHPGLSFEQFRLSDGDGAELSEVERAELGALGPGSFPPRPLYGRYLQHVWEGVATQLERLEHVDGPHVHSTLAVSVDPHVGGGYRVVLGTGQVLYADRVVLALGHVPARISPEQEAVGSACASHPGAHYVPPHVSTDVDYGALPAGQNVLVRGMGLNFFDLMAEVTLSRGGRFEATDGPPGQALKYVPCGKEPVLIAGSRRGTPYRAKAAIPAFIPPGIELKFFTYDRIVEAAEKGATGRLPGTVDFERHVWPLLNRDVIRTYYYELAAAAPEVFETTPSVFLDELDEILAAPTDIGDEVWVLKLKDALARALPDRELFDIRALARPWSGHGAITAEAYRAATIEMLERDVAAASLGTGSPEHMAIGALHAGRMIVKRLIAESYIDERSVAAQVRGWFEPLVEGLASGPPLERIEQMAALVRAGVVEVLGPEPSYTYDAEARLFRAVSPWVGGAEPEAAWMVEAMMPANRVAITDSPLLRSMLASGLARPRVRMTDDGEQVPGSGLDVEGADHRVVGTSGAASDGVHVLGLQLSSVQWGTAIAAEAGGDPHVGARTLADAEAIARSVLLA; via the coding sequence ATGGAACAAGCAACGGATCATGCACAGGATGACGGCCTCCTTCGCGTAGTGGTGATCGGCGCTGGACCGCGCGGAACCTCGGTTGTGGAGCGGCTCGCGCTCGCCGCGTCGGGGCAGTCCGCGTGGGCTCCTTCTGATCTGTTGATTGATGCCGACGACGGCCAGGCCCTGGCCGCGCGCCCGTTGCGTATCGATGTGGTTGACCCGTGCGATCCCGGTTCTGGCAGGGTGTGGGATCCGGGGCAGTCGCGGAACTTGTGGATGAACACGCCCTCGATGTTCCCCACGGTTGCCCCGGAGCGTCCAGCCGGTGTGGGGCGGGCCGAACATCCGGGGCTGAGTTTTGAGCAGTTCCGTCTCTCTGACGGTGATGGGGCCGAGCTGAGCGAGGTCGAGCGGGCCGAGCTGGGGGCGTTGGGGCCGGGTAGTTTCCCGCCACGCCCGCTCTATGGCCGGTACTTGCAGCACGTGTGGGAAGGTGTCGCCACACAGCTGGAGCGCTTGGAGCACGTGGATGGGCCGCATGTGCATTCGACGTTGGCGGTTTCGGTTGACCCGCATGTTGGTGGTGGCTACCGCGTTGTTTTAGGCACGGGCCAGGTTTTGTATGCGGACCGTGTGGTGCTGGCTCTCGGCCACGTTCCGGCCCGGATCTCACCTGAGCAGGAGGCCGTGGGTTCGGCGTGTGCATCGCATCCGGGGGCGCACTATGTTCCCCCGCACGTTTCCACGGACGTGGACTATGGTGCGCTCCCGGCCGGTCAGAACGTCCTGGTGCGCGGGATGGGGTTGAACTTTTTCGACCTCATGGCAGAGGTCACTTTGAGCCGTGGCGGCCGCTTCGAGGCAACTGATGGCCCGCCAGGGCAAGCGTTGAAGTATGTCCCGTGCGGAAAAGAACCGGTGCTGATCGCGGGCTCGCGCCGTGGAACCCCCTACCGCGCCAAGGCCGCGATCCCAGCGTTCATCCCGCCGGGCATCGAACTCAAATTCTTCACCTATGACCGCATCGTTGAGGCAGCGGAGAAAGGCGCGACCGGCCGGTTGCCCGGCACCGTGGACTTTGAGCGTCACGTGTGGCCGCTTCTGAACCGGGACGTGATCCGCACCTACTACTACGAGCTCGCTGCCGCCGCTCCCGAGGTGTTCGAAACCACCCCGTCCGTGTTCTTGGATGAGCTGGACGAAATCCTTGCCGCCCCCACCGACATCGGTGACGAGGTGTGGGTTCTGAAGCTCAAAGACGCGTTGGCACGCGCGCTCCCTGACCGTGAACTCTTCGATATCCGGGCACTGGCTCGGCCGTGGTCGGGGCACGGCGCGATCACCGCTGAGGCCTACCGTGCCGCGACTATCGAGATGCTGGAGCGTGATGTCGCCGCCGCCTCGCTGGGTACGGGTTCGCCGGAACACATGGCGATCGGTGCGCTGCACGCCGGCCGAATGATCGTGAAACGTCTGATCGCGGAGAGCTATATCGACGAACGTTCCGTCGCTGCCCAGGTGCGTGGCTGGTTTGAGCCGCTCGTGGAAGGCCTCGCGTCGGGGCCTCCTTTGGAGCGCATCGAGCAGATGGCGGCGCTGGTGCGGGCTGGCGTGGTTGAGGTTCTGGGCCCTGAGCCGTCCTATACCTACGATGCGGAGGCCCGTCTATTCCGCGCTGTGTCCCCGTGGGTTGGCGGCGCGGAACCGGAGGCGGCGTGGATGGTTGAGGCGATGATGCCAGCCAACCGTGTTGCGATCACTGATTCGCCGCTGTTGCGTTCGATGCTGGCCTCGGGTTTGGCTCGCCCTCGCGTACGCATGACCGATGATGGTGAGCAGGTTCCTGGTTCTGGCCTTGACGTTGAGGGCGCTGATCACCGTGTGGTCGGGACAAGTGGCGCTGCCTCCGATGGCGTGCACGTGCTTGGCCTGCAACTTTCCTCTGTGCAGTGGGGGACTGCGATTGCGGCTGAGGCCGGTGGGGATCCGCACGTGGGCGCCCGGACACTGGCGGATGCTGAAGCGATCGCCCGCTCGGTTCTGTTGGCCTAG
- a CDS encoding NAD(P)H-quinone oxidoreductase gives MTAVSFEGAGGPEVIRVGEAPVPEPGPGEVLIRVRACGVNPADVSQREGNYRPPKGASEVPGLEVAGEVVGRGRGVSEAVWPLGEPVVALIDAGGYAEYAVAPVAQVLRVPRGISMVGAAALIEVAATVYSNLAMTARLQAGETVLVHGASGGIGTFALQWLSACGHTVYASASTPEKCRWARERGATEAINYRDEDFVERIKQLTDGRGVDVVIDVVGGAYLDRNLRCLATDGRMVTIGLVGGRKAELDMGRLMIKRLSVHGTTLRARPADQKAAIVAAVGQHVWPLIADGRVTVPVDAQFPLEQARAAHEYLARGEHFGKIVLTTHPDNRE, from the coding sequence ATGACTGCGGTCTCGTTTGAAGGGGCGGGCGGCCCTGAGGTGATTCGGGTGGGGGAGGCTCCCGTTCCGGAGCCTGGCCCTGGAGAGGTTTTGATCCGGGTGCGCGCGTGCGGTGTGAACCCGGCTGATGTTTCGCAGCGTGAAGGGAACTATCGTCCCCCGAAAGGTGCCTCGGAGGTTCCGGGGCTAGAGGTCGCTGGCGAGGTTGTGGGGCGCGGCCGCGGCGTGAGCGAGGCGGTATGGCCGTTGGGTGAACCCGTGGTCGCCTTGATTGACGCGGGTGGTTACGCAGAGTATGCGGTCGCTCCGGTCGCGCAAGTTTTGCGGGTTCCTCGCGGTATCAGCATGGTGGGTGCGGCTGCATTGATTGAGGTTGCCGCCACGGTGTATTCGAATCTTGCGATGACTGCGCGCCTGCAAGCGGGCGAGACCGTCCTGGTGCATGGCGCATCGGGCGGTATCGGGACGTTCGCGCTGCAGTGGCTTTCGGCCTGCGGGCACACGGTGTACGCGAGCGCATCGACCCCGGAGAAGTGCCGGTGGGCGCGTGAACGCGGCGCAACTGAGGCGATCAACTACAGGGATGAGGATTTCGTTGAGCGCATCAAGCAACTCACCGACGGCCGGGGCGTGGATGTTGTGATCGATGTAGTGGGCGGGGCATACCTGGACCGTAACCTGAGATGCTTGGCTACTGATGGCCGGATGGTCACGATCGGTTTGGTGGGTGGCCGGAAGGCTGAGCTGGATATGGGCCGGTTGATGATCAAACGGCTTTCGGTGCACGGCACTACGTTGCGGGCTCGGCCCGCGGATCAGAAAGCGGCGATCGTTGCGGCTGTGGGTCAGCATGTGTGGCCTTTGATCGCCGATGGCCGGGTCACGGTGCCCGTGGATGCGCAGTTCCCGCTGGAGCAAGCGAGGGCCGCGCATGAGTATCTGGCGCGCGGCGAGCATTTCGGCAAGATCGTGTTAACGACGCATCCCGACAACCGGGAGTAG